A region of Necator americanus strain Aroian chromosome I, whole genome shotgun sequence DNA encodes the following proteins:
- a CDS encoding hypothetical protein (NECATOR_CHRI.G931.T1) — MRVRVRDALRKHIYVPDRQHEKLSVWWRHDDAVRRTNESARLACVLVVLDGRGRPPPPPPQPLRMRRVVE, encoded by the coding sequence ATGCGTGTGCGTGTACGTGATGCCCTACGCAAGCACATCTACGTACCTGACCGCCAACACGAGAAGTTAAGCGTGTGGTGGCGACACGATGATGCTGTCCGTCGGACTAATGAGTCCGCCCGTCTTGCTTGTGTCCTCGTCGTCCTCGATGGGCGTGGCCGgccaccaccgccgccgccgcagCCGCTGAGGATGAGGAGGGTCGTCGAGTGA
- a CDS encoding hypothetical protein (NECATOR_CHRI.G932.T2): MMAFNSAFNPAQLLTQAATPLKPEGGGVELNADALRFLAAGNPLFAGQFPFPGMPGAVPADAFRAMAAQAGLPFPVMYPGLQPDIKPEMMPVGGGPIPSFVFDVMNPYHPYAAGLDGARRKNATRETTAPLKAWLTDHRKNPYPTKGEKVMLAVMTKMTLTQVSTWFANARRRLKKENKMTWSPQNRRGDDPDDDDLADIDAIDGLDGMDRPSSSMSDMSEKKEEVPVTPVTNNNVKDGSDVSTPKKAPSKIWSIADTLGERSDSTKAENEAGSSKKDSPSTEEDPTAVAQLQRMIALSNFQFPPQMLAAMARPGAMPPMPFLNPLALMGFAAQQQQQQQQQQQHHPAMNGSFSSDTQSVSPSSSHSPTGSTSAARSPAAAAPIAAAAAVPPSTSPPTTVGTIASALSTTTGATVTTTATPTTSSAETKRKQYLFDISRYVIFSFHIVR, from the exons ATGATGGCATTCAATTCTGCCTTTAATCCGGCAcag CTTCTCACCCAAGCGGCAACACCGCTGAAACCGGAAGGTGGTGGTGTTGAGCTAAACGCGGACGCGTTACGATTTCTCGCCGCCGGCAATCCGTTGTTCGCTGGTCAATTTCCCTTTCCCGGCATGCCTGGCGCTGTGCCAGCGGATGCGTTTCGTGCAATGGCCGCTCAAGCTGGACTTCCGTTCCCGGTTATGTATCCTGGACTTCAACCG GACATCAAACCCGAGATGATGCCGGTCGGCGGTGGACCAATCCCGAGTTTTGTGTTCGATGTGATGAACCCCTACCATCCGTACGCTGCCGGTTTAGACGGGGCTCGACGCAAAAATGCAACCCGCGAAACCACGGCACCGTTGAAAGCGTGGTTGACCGATCATCGAAAGAATCCCTATCCGACCAAGGGCGAGAAGGTCATGCTTGCTGTGATGACAAAAATGACACTTACACAG GTTTCGACATGGTTCGCAAATGCACGACGACgtctgaaaaaagagaacaagatGACGTGGTCACCGCAGAATCGACGTGGTGACGATCCAGATGACGACGATCTAGCCGATATTGATGCAATCGACGGTCTTGATGGTATGGATCGACCGTCCAGTTCGATGTCCGATATGTCCGAAAAGAAAGAGG aaGTGCCTGTAACCCCAGTAACAAACAACAACGTGAAGGATGGATCGGATGTGAGCACCCCGAAGAAGGCGCCGAGTAAAATTTGGTCGATTGCCGATACTCTCGGTGAACGATCCGATTCGACAAAAGCTGAAAATGAAGCGGGAAGTTCGAAAAAG gacTCACCAAGTACCGAAGAAGATCCGACTGCTGTTGCTCAATTGCAGCGGATGATCGCTTTGTCGAATTTCCAATTTCCACCGCAAATGTTGGCGGCTATGGCTCGACCTGGCGCCATGCCACCGATGCCTTTTCTCAATCCGTTAGCGCTGATGGGTTTTGCCGctcagcaacaacaacagcagcaacaacaacaacagcaccATCCGGCGATGAATG GTTCGTTCTCATCCGATACTCAATCGGTGAGTCCATCATCAAGCCATTCACCAACGGGTTCCACAAGTGCTGCTAGAAGTCCTGCCGCAGCAGCACCcattgctgctgctgctgctgttccACCATCCACTTCACCACCGACAACGGTTGGCACCATTGCGTCCGCGCTTTCCACCACCACCGGTGCTACTGTAACCACCACGGCTACGCCAACCACATCGTCCGCC GAGACAAAACGAAAGCAGTATTTATTCGACATTTCGCGATATGTGATCTTTTCGTTTCATATTGTccgataa
- a CDS encoding hypothetical protein (NECATOR_CHRI.G932.T1) encodes MMAFNSAFNPAQLLTQAATPLKPEGGGVELNADALRFLAAGNPLFAGQFPFPGMPGAVPADAFRAMAAQAGLPFPVMYPGLQPDIKPEMMPVGGGPIPSFVFDVMNPYHPYAAGLDGARRKNATRETTAPLKAWLTDHRKNPYPTKGEKVMLAVMTKMTLTQVSTWFANARRRLKKENKMTWSPQNRRGDDPDDDDLADIDAIDGLDGMDRPSSSMSDMSEKKEEVPVTPVTNNNVKDGSDVSTPKKAPSKIWSIADTLGERSDSTKAENEAGSSKKDSPSTEEDPTAVAQLQRMIALSNFQFPPQMLAAMARPGAMPPMPFLNPLALMGFAAQQQQQQQQQQQHHPAMNGSFSSDTQSVSPSSSHSPTGSTSAARSPAAAAPIAAAAAVPPSTSPPTTVGTIASALSTTTGATVTTTATPTTSSAVSPSAQHHNGSHTDGR; translated from the exons ATGATGGCATTCAATTCTGCCTTTAATCCGGCAcag CTTCTCACCCAAGCGGCAACACCGCTGAAACCGGAAGGTGGTGGTGTTGAGCTAAACGCGGACGCGTTACGATTTCTCGCCGCCGGCAATCCGTTGTTCGCTGGTCAATTTCCCTTTCCCGGCATGCCTGGCGCTGTGCCAGCGGATGCGTTTCGTGCAATGGCCGCTCAAGCTGGACTTCCGTTCCCGGTTATGTATCCTGGACTTCAACCG GACATCAAACCCGAGATGATGCCGGTCGGCGGTGGACCAATCCCGAGTTTTGTGTTCGATGTGATGAACCCCTACCATCCGTACGCTGCCGGTTTAGACGGGGCTCGACGCAAAAATGCAACCCGCGAAACCACGGCACCGTTGAAAGCGTGGTTGACCGATCATCGAAAGAATCCCTATCCGACCAAGGGCGAGAAGGTCATGCTTGCTGTGATGACAAAAATGACACTTACACAG GTTTCGACATGGTTCGCAAATGCACGACGACgtctgaaaaaagagaacaagatGACGTGGTCACCGCAGAATCGACGTGGTGACGATCCAGATGACGACGATCTAGCCGATATTGATGCAATCGACGGTCTTGATGGTATGGATCGACCGTCCAGTTCGATGTCCGATATGTCCGAAAAGAAAGAGG aaGTGCCTGTAACCCCAGTAACAAACAACAACGTGAAGGATGGATCGGATGTGAGCACCCCGAAGAAGGCGCCGAGTAAAATTTGGTCGATTGCCGATACTCTCGGTGAACGATCCGATTCGACAAAAGCTGAAAATGAAGCGGGAAGTTCGAAAAAG gacTCACCAAGTACCGAAGAAGATCCGACTGCTGTTGCTCAATTGCAGCGGATGATCGCTTTGTCGAATTTCCAATTTCCACCGCAAATGTTGGCGGCTATGGCTCGACCTGGCGCCATGCCACCGATGCCTTTTCTCAATCCGTTAGCGCTGATGGGTTTTGCCGctcagcaacaacaacagcagcaacaacaacaacagcaccATCCGGCGATGAATG GTTCGTTCTCATCCGATACTCAATCGGTGAGTCCATCATCAAGCCATTCACCAACGGGTTCCACAAGTGCTGCTAGAAGTCCTGCCGCAGCAGCACCcattgctgctgctgctgctgttccACCATCCACTTCACCACCGACAACGGTTGGCACCATTGCGTCCGCGCTTTCCACCACCACCGGTGCTACTGTAACCACCACGGCTACGCCAACCACATCGTCCGCCGTGAGTCCTTCTGCACAACATCATAACGGGTCCCATACAGATGGCCGATGA